The sequence GGTGGCGACTGCCCCGGCAAGACGGAGCTGGCCCCGGCGATCCTGCACCGCGCCGGCATCTTCGTGGAGTTCCCCGAACAGACACGGATCGAGGGCGAGATCCAGCAGCTTGATCCGCACCATCCGGTCACCGAGATCTGGCAGGTCCTGACGGGACAGGCCCAGGGCCGCAGCGATGACCGCCAGATCACGCTTTTCGACAGCGTGGGCTTCGCGATCGAGGATTTTTCGGCGCTGCGCTTTGTCCGGGACCGCATCGAGGGCACGGACTTCTACCTGCCGCTGGACCTGCTGGCGGACCCTGACGACCCCCGCGACCTCTTCGGCATGCTGCAACGCGCCCGTGGCTGAGCACGCCCCTGACGCTCAGGGCCGGGTCACGTCGTAACCGTAAAGCCAGTCGAACGCCCCCACCATCAGGCCGGGGGCGACGCGGCTGACGGCGCTTAGCCCGGCGTGTGCGGCAAGGCGGATCGGTCCGGGGCGCAGGTGGTAGCGCCACGCGTTGCGCGATGCCGCGCGGATCACACGCTCCACCCGCGCGTGGCGTGCCGACTGGTACGCGGCCAGCCCCGCCTGCCCCCGTTCGGCCAGCAAACCGGCCAGTACCCACGCATCTTCCAGCGCCATGTTGGCACCCTGAGCGAGGAACGGCAGTGTCGGATGGGCCGCATCCCCCAGAAGCGCCACGCCGTCGCGCTGCCACACCTGCGCCACCGGGTGCCGGTGCAATCCCCACAGCGTCACATCCCGCACCGCGCCGATGAGGTCCGCCGCCGGCCCCGAGAAACCGGCGAAAGCGGCGCGCAGGTGCGCAGGATCGTCGGGGCGGTTCCAGCCTTCGGCCGCCCAGCTTTCGCGCTCCTCCACCGCGACGAGGTTGACGAGGCGTCCCCCCCGCACAGGGTAGCTGACAACGTGGCGTCCCGGCCCCATGCCGACGCGCGCCTCTGCAGGGTGGCCCACCGTATTCTCCACCAGCGCCCGCCACGCCACCTGGCCGGTAAAGGCGGCGCCATCGGCGCCGTTCAGGACGGGACGGGCCACGGAATGGATGCCATCGGCCGCGATCACCACCTCGGCCTGCCGGGTTCCCCCGCCCTGCAGCTGCACCTGCGGCACCGGGCCGGGCCGCACGCTGGCCACGGGTGTCGCGAATTCGAAGCTGACGTTGGCGCGGCGGGCGATGCCGGCCAGCATGTCGACCAGATCGGCGCGGTGCAAGAAGACGTATCGCTGCGTCGGGCGCAGGCGCTCGAGATCGAGGCGGGCCACCTCGCGGCCCCTCTGCGTCTGAAGCACCACGGCGCGCCCGGGGACGGCCTCCTTGCGGGTCAGTTCCGCCTCCAGCCCCAGCGCCCGGAGAACGGCCATGCCATTCGGGCTGACCTGAAGGCCGGCACCCACTTCGCCCAGCCGCTCCGCGCGCTCGAGAAGGGTCACCGCTACACCCCGGCGCGCCAGCGCCGCGGCGGTGGCCAGCCCGCCGATCCCGGCGCCTATCACGATGGCATTGGAAATCCGCATCCCGCCTCACATGAAAACGCCGGGGCGCAGGCCCCGGCGGATTATCGGTCTTTACCTCAGGATCGCCCTTCAGTCGTCGCGGTGGACCTTCTCGCGGCGTTCGTGCTTCTCCTGCGCTTCGAGGCTCATGGTCGCGATGGGGCGCGCATCGAGCCGCTTCAGCGAGATCGGATCCCCGGTCACCGAGCAGTAGCCGAATTCGCCCTCGTCGATCCGCCGCAGCGCCGCGTCGATCTTGCCCACCAGCTTGCGGGCGCGATCACGGGTGCGCAGCTCCAGCGCGCGGTCGGTCTCTTCGCTTGCGCGGTCCGCGACGTCGGGAATGTTCCGCGTGCCGTCCTGAAGCCCCTCGATGGTGTCACGGCTGCCCGCCAACAGCTCGGCCTTCCAGTTCAGCAGCTTGCGCCGAAAATACTCAAGCTGCTTGTCGTTCATGAATGGTTCATCTTCAGCCGGCGAATAATCGTCCGGCAGGAAAACTTCCTGTTTCATCGATTGTCCCTCAACAGTATTTAGCCCTGGCATTTGAGACCTATCTCCCCGAGACCGCTCCCTGCCGCAGCGTCTAACCTAGCCTCCCCGTTTTGTCACTACACAATCCCCTTGATTTTTGGTTAAAGGCATCAAGTCAAACAGCGGATCACAGAGGATTGAAAGCAAATGAAATTTCAAGGCACCGCCGATTACGTCGCGACCGAAGATCTGACCGTCGCGGTAAACGCCGCCGTGACGTTGGAACGCCCTCTGCTGGTCAAGGGCGAGCCGGGCACGGGCAAGACGGAACTCGCCTTGCAGGTCTCGTCGGCACTCGGTCTGCGGATGATCGAATGGAACATCAAGTCCACCACGCGCGCCCAGCAAGGGCTTTATGAATACGACGCGGTCAGCCGTCTGCGCGACAGCCAGCTGGGCGAAGAGCGGGTCCACGACGTCAAGAACTACATCCGCAAGGGCAAGCTCTGGGAAGCTTTCGATGCCGACGAAAAGGTGGTCCTGCTGATCGACGAAATCGACAAGGCGGACATCGAGTTCCCCAATGACCTGTTGCAGGAATTGGACAAGATGGAATTCCACGTCTACGAGACCGGCGAGACGATCAAGGCGCGCCACCGGCCGATCGTCATCATCACCTCGAACAACGAGAAGGAATTGCCCGACGCCTTCCTGCGGCGCTGCTTCTTCCATTACATCCGCTTCCCGGACATCGACACGCTGAAAAAGATCGTCGAGGTGCATCACCCCGGCATCAAGGAGAACCTGCTCACCACCGCGCTGACCCAGTTCTACGAGATCCGGGATCAGGCGGGATTGAAGAAGAAGCCGTCGACGTCCGAAGTGCTCGACTGGCTCAAGCTGTTGCTGGCCGAGGACATGGATGCCGCCGATCTCAAGAAGGACGGCACCACCGCCCTGCCGAAACTGCACGGCGCGCTCTTGAAGAACGAGCAGGACGTCCACCTGTTCGAGCGGCTCGCCTTCATGGCGCGCGGCCAGCGCTGAGAGGTGGCGGCGCGGGCTGTACGCCCGCGCCCGTTTCTCAGTACTGAACGACCTGCAGCGGGAACTTCGGCAAGGCCGTTCCCTGCCGGAAAGGGTGATCCAGCACGTGCAGCGCGTGGAAATTGCGGATCGCCCAGGTCGGCTTTTCCTCGATGATGCGCATCGGGTTGCGTTCGTTGAACTCCGCGATGGCAAGCGGCTCGCCGCACCGGGAATTGTAGGTGATGCAGGTGTTCATGTCGTCGAAATAGAGCGGCATCGCAGGAAGATAGTGCTCGGGCGCCATTTCGAACATCGGGAAAGCGCTGAGCGTGGAGGAGTAGTAATCCACGTCGACCGAAACGAAGCCCATCTTGCGTGACAAGGGCTTGGCCTCGAGCCAGCCGGGGATCGTGTCGGCGACATCGCCCACGATCAGCTCGGCGAACTTGGGCAACTTGGCGCGCAGGATGTCGGGATCGGGCATCTTGAACATGGTCTGCTGCCACATCTCGGGATGGTCGCGGTAATCCTTGGGCGCCGGAAGCCCGGTGGCGTTGTCGAAACCGACGACGCGGATGTCGATGCCGAAGATCGGGCCCAGATGCTCCGCCGCGCTGCACATGTCGAGCAACCCTGCCCCTCCGGCGACCCCCAGTTCGACCGATACCACCTCGTCGTAGCCGCAGTGATAGGCTTGTGCGCAGGTCTGCAACAGAGAGAGCGCGTAATGGACCCGGCCGATCTTGACCTTGCCCTGGCGGATGTCGCGGCCGATCTCGCGGCAGAAATTCTGCAACTGTGCCGTGGTCTTGCAGTCCGAGATCTTGGGCCCAGACGATTTTCCCAGATTATTCATGTTGGTAACTCTTCCGATGGATCGGGCCGAAGTGACCCCGACGTTCCTGACAAGCTGCGAGGACCGGCCTGCCGTATCCGCCACGCGCGGCACTTAATCACGGGCGGCGCGGTGGTGCAAATGCCACATGACGCGCGGCAGCCCCGCCGCAGGCGATTTGCCTCTATTTTGCCTCAATTGCTCCCTACTCAGGTCCGGCTGGCATGAAAGAAGGTCTGAAATCGGCAGCTAACAAAAGCGCAGGCAGGCATCAATGAGCACCAAGACACCACGCCAGGCGGGCGTGTCCACATGCGGAATCACGCGAACATCCACGCGTGACGCCTTGTTCCTGAACGGACTTTCCCTGTGAGAGGGCGGCTCGTCCTGCCGCTGGTGTTGCTGCTGAACGCCTGCGTCCCCGCCTCCAACCCGGATGTCGCCACCCGCGCGGCGATCGGCACGTCGCACAGCAGCCTGCCGCCGATGAAAAACTTCGCCACCAGTCTGCCGGAGGCGCCGGTCCGTTCGAACAATGATCTGGCGCTTGATTTCATCGAATTGTCTTTCCAGATGGAAAGCGGGCGCACCCTGCCCGTGCTGACCCGCTTCGAGACACCGATCACCCTGCGCGTCACCGGAACGCCGCCGGCGACCCTGATGCCCGACCTGCGGCGTCTGATGGCACGGCTGCGCAACGAGGCGCGCATCGACATCTCGGAGACCCGGTCGGACACGGCGCATATCACCATCCAGGCCGTCACCCGCGAGGACATCCGGCGGGTGCTGCCGCAGGCCGCCTGTTTCGTTGCACCCAACGTGTCGTCGATCGAGGAATACCGCACGGCGCGACGCCAGCCAAAGACGAACTGGACGCTGTTGAAAACGCGCGAGAAAATCGCCGTCTTCCTGCCCAATGACGCCAGTCCGCAAGAAGTCCGCGATTGCCTGCACGAGGAATTGGCGCAGGCGCTGGGGCCGCTCAACGACCTCTATCGCCTGCCGGATTCGGTGTTCAACGACGACAACGTCCACACCGTCCTGACCGGTTTCGACATGCTGATCCTGCGCGCCTACTACGACCCCGCGCTGCGGTCGGGCATGACACGGGGACAAGTGGCCGCTGCCTTGCCGGCGATCCTTTCGCGGATCAACCCGCAGGGCGCGCGCCAGCCCGCGCGATACGCCACGCGCACCCCGCCGGAATGGAGCCGCGCCATCCAGACGGCCCTGGGGCGCTCCATCTCCTTCACCAGCAGGCAGACCGCCGCACACGAGGGCATTCGCATCGCCACCGCCATGGGCTGGGAAGACCACCGACGCGCCTTTGCCCACTATGCCATGGGCCGCGTGATGCAATCGACCGATCCCGAACTGGCGCAAAAACACTACCTGATCGCGGACCGCTACTATGCGCTCACGCCGGGCACCCGGCTGCACAGGGCCTACGTGGCAACGCAGCTTTCCGCCTATGCGATCACCAAGGGCGACGGCGCCCGCGCCCTGCGGCTGATCGCCCCGCATGTGCAGACCGCCATGCAGTCGGAAAACGCCGCGCTGCTGTCCACGCTGCTGCTGCTGCGCGCCGAGGCGCTGGAACTGGAAGGCCGCCCCGCGGAGGCCAGTGGCGTCAGGCTGGACAGTGTGGGCTGGGCGCGTTACGGGTTTGGGCCAGACTGGGCCGTGCGGGCCAAGCTGCGCGAGATCGCGTCACTCAACCCGCTGAAAGGCTCGTAGACACGGGCGGAAGACCATGATCGTAATCGTTTTGGCGCTTGTCGGGGCCGGTATCGGCGCAATGACCGCGCGCAAACGGGCCGGCAACGGCAAGGATGTCGCACAATACGCCGCCGGCTATGCCATTGCGTTTGCAATCGTCGGGATGATCCTGACGGTGCTCGTGGACCGGATGCTGGTGGGCTGACGGATGTTCCTGCCCTTCTTCGAACAGCTGCGTGCGCACAAGGTCCCGGTGTCGATGCGGGAATTCCTCGCGTTTCTCGACGGCATGGCGGCGGGGCTGGCGACCTATGATGTCGAGGCATTCTATTATCTCGCCCGTGTTTCGATGGTGAAGGACGAGCGCAACATCGACAAGTTCGACCAGGCCTTTGCGGCGGCCTTCAAGGGGCTCGAGAACATCAGCCTTGACGATGTGCTGGACGCCGTGGAGATCCCCCGCGAC is a genomic window of Sulfitobacter alexandrii containing:
- a CDS encoding DUF2927 domain-containing protein; the encoded protein is MRGRLVLPLVLLLNACVPASNPDVATRAAIGTSHSSLPPMKNFATSLPEAPVRSNNDLALDFIELSFQMESGRTLPVLTRFETPITLRVTGTPPATLMPDLRRLMARLRNEARIDISETRSDTAHITIQAVTREDIRRVLPQAACFVAPNVSSIEEYRTARRQPKTNWTLLKTREKIAVFLPNDASPQEVRDCLHEELAQALGPLNDLYRLPDSVFNDDNVHTVLTGFDMLILRAYYDPALRSGMTRGQVAAALPAILSRINPQGARQPARYATRTPPEWSRAIQTALGRSISFTSRQTAAHEGIRIATAMGWEDHRRAFAHYAMGRVMQSTDPELAQKHYLIADRYYALTPGTRLHRAYVATQLSAYAITKGDGARALRLIAPHVQTAMQSENAALLSTLLLLRAEALELEGRPAEASGVRLDSVGWARYGFGPDWAVRAKLREIASLNPLKGS
- a CDS encoding apolipoprotein acyltransferase; protein product: MIVIVLALVGAGIGAMTARKRAGNGKDVAQYAAGYAIAFAIVGMILTVLVDRMLVG
- the dksA gene encoding RNA polymerase-binding protein DksA yields the protein MPGLNTVEGQSMKQEVFLPDDYSPAEDEPFMNDKQLEYFRRKLLNWKAELLAGSRDTIEGLQDGTRNIPDVADRASEETDRALELRTRDRARKLVGKIDAALRRIDEGEFGYCSVTGDPISLKRLDARPIATMSLEAQEKHERREKVHRDD
- a CDS encoding AAA family ATPase, which produces MKFQGTADYVATEDLTVAVNAAVTLERPLLVKGEPGTGKTELALQVSSALGLRMIEWNIKSTTRAQQGLYEYDAVSRLRDSQLGEERVHDVKNYIRKGKLWEAFDADEKVVLLIDEIDKADIEFPNDLLQELDKMEFHVYETGETIKARHRPIVIITSNNEKELPDAFLRRCFFHYIRFPDIDTLKKIVEVHHPGIKENLLTTALTQFYEIRDQAGLKKKPSTSEVLDWLKLLLAEDMDAADLKKDGTTALPKLHGALLKNEQDVHLFERLAFMARGQR
- a CDS encoding FAD-dependent monooxygenase; its protein translation is MRISNAIVIGAGIGGLATAAALARRGVAVTLLERAERLGEVGAGLQVSPNGMAVLRALGLEAELTRKEAVPGRAVVLQTQRGREVARLDLERLRPTQRYVFLHRADLVDMLAGIARRANVSFEFATPVASVRPGPVPQVQLQGGGTRQAEVVIAADGIHSVARPVLNGADGAAFTGQVAWRALVENTVGHPAEARVGMGPGRHVVSYPVRGGRLVNLVAVEERESWAAEGWNRPDDPAHLRAAFAGFSGPAADLIGAVRDVTLWGLHRHPVAQVWQRDGVALLGDAAHPTLPFLAQGANMALEDAWVLAGLLAERGQAGLAAYQSARHARVERVIRAASRNAWRYHLRPGPIRLAAHAGLSAVSRVAPGLMVGAFDWLYGYDVTRP